In Helicobacter ibis, one genomic interval encodes:
- the ilvN gene encoding acetolactate synthase small subunit translates to MDCQKTITIIVLNEHGVLSRISGLFAGRGYNIEALNVAPMLDSKFSKITITTKGDNKVLEQILKQLNKLIPVLKVYESDFCGLEAILIKFDIKESLNELSAIFSGYGGRLLEVNEKFAVFMAYDTSSRINNLLQAIKSFSPRDITRSGILSIEAN, encoded by the coding sequence ATGGATTGCCAAAAAACAATAACTATAATAGTGCTAAATGAACATGGGGTTCTATCGCGCATTAGTGGGCTATTTGCTGGGCGTGGGTATAATATAGAGGCATTAAATGTAGCCCCAATGCTTGATAGCAAATTCTCTAAAATTACTATAACTACTAAGGGCGACAATAAAGTATTAGAACAAATATTAAAGCAACTAAACAAATTAATACCAGTGCTTAAGGTCTATGAGAGTGATTTTTGTGGGCTAGAGGCGATACTTATAAAGTTTGATATAAAAGAATCTCTAAATGAATTAAGTGCGATATTTAGTGGATATGGTGGTAGGCTTTTGGAAGTAAATGAGAAATTTGCCGTGTTTATGGCGTATGATACGAGTTCTAGGATTAATAATTTATTACAAGCTATAAAATCATTTTCTCCTAGAGATATAACAAGAAGTGGAATTTTATCAATAGAGGCTAATTAG
- the lpxD gene encoding UDP-3-O-(3-hydroxymyristoyl)glucosamine N-acyltransferase produces the protein MKLKEVLEFLADKIDGVEVGDGFCDDFEILGIESPKLAQSGYITFLEKDKYIIDIQNTNASMIIAREIHKEILPKNRIVVISKNPYLIMAYLTKIFAKPLFSSTISPSISTSAVIKNNVTIGNGSKIGDNTLIMSGVVIGENVEIGDNCIIYPNVCIYNDTKICSSVAIHANSVIGGDGFGYAHTASGEHIKIYHNGVVIIEDDVEIGSNVSVDRAVFGETRIKKGVKIDNLVQIAHNCVLGEYSIIVSQVGLSGSTSTGRNVVLGGQAGSVGHLHIGEFSQIGAKSGITKDVKPFSKMAGYPLLPLQDWLKTHAITRKLLKSK, from the coding sequence ATGAAATTAAAGGAAGTTTTGGAATTTTTAGCAGATAAGATAGATGGAGTTGAGGTTGGAGATGGATTTTGTGATGATTTTGAGATTTTAGGGATTGAATCTCCAAAACTAGCACAGAGTGGCTATATTACATTCCTAGAAAAAGATAAATATATAATCGATATACAAAACACAAATGCAAGCATGATAATAGCAAGGGAGATTCATAAAGAAATCTTGCCAAAGAATAGGATAGTTGTAATAAGTAAGAACCCATATTTAATAATGGCGTATTTGACAAAGATATTTGCAAAGCCACTATTTTCTAGCACTATAAGCCCTAGTATTAGCACAAGTGCAGTAATTAAGAATAATGTAACAATAGGCAATGGAAGCAAAATAGGGGATAATACTCTAATTATGTCTGGTGTTGTAATAGGAGAAAATGTAGAGATAGGCGATAACTGCATTATCTATCCAAATGTATGTATATACAATGATACAAAAATATGCTCTAGTGTAGCAATTCATGCAAATAGTGTAATTGGTGGAGATGGGTTTGGCTATGCACATACTGCTAGTGGGGAGCATATAAAGATATATCATAATGGTGTAGTAATAATAGAAGATGATGTAGAGATAGGTTCTAATGTATCAGTAGATAGGGCAGTTTTTGGTGAGACTAGAATCAAAAAAGGTGTAAAGATAGATAATCTAGTTCAAATAGCACATAATTGTGTGCTTGGAGAATATAGTATTATTGTATCTCAAGTTGGACTATCAGGTTCTACTAGCACGGGAAGAAATGTAGTGCTTGGCGGTCAGGCTGGTAGTGTGGGGCATTTGCATATCGGAGAGTTTTCTCAAATTGGTGCAAAGAGTGGTATTACAAAAGATGTCAAGCCATTTAGCAAAATGGCTGGATACCCTCTATTGCCTTTGCAAGATTGGTTAAAGACACACGCAATTACAAGAAAGCTATTAAAGTCTAAATAG
- a CDS encoding MFS transporter, whose amino-acid sequence MLRGQYFALNLTILILVAINLRAPITSIGPIAEIVQKYYQISSSEVGLLTSLPLMAFGIFSFFAMYLQTSLALFLALISMLIGEILRSYGSHFLPNNSALFLGTIIIGFGIAIGNVVLPIFVKSKFKKNLSKIMSLYSLIINSSGFLGILVALPLVLMLPIPHALATWTILAFIALIAFLPYTKNKRLFKKRKRIQKSQNLFFSKTAWSVTIFMGFQCSIAYCLLAWFPTFIVEKGYSLQYASNITLFMQLISLPASFICPILLTRFKGKKEALYIACLCILYFLGFISLYYAKEPLEIFISTSIIAIPFGGVFGIVLLFISQKAIQVSTASKLSAMAQGIGYIIGAIGPYLIGKIHDITFRYDYGILLLALYALFLLIVASLSYRAKPI is encoded by the coding sequence ATGCTAAGAGGACAATATTTTGCACTAAACTTAACAATACTAATATTAGTTGCAATAAACTTAAGAGCACCGATAACTTCAATAGGACCAATTGCAGAGATAGTTCAAAAATACTATCAAATAAGCTCATCTGAAGTTGGACTTTTAACATCGCTACCGCTTATGGCTTTTGGTATATTTTCTTTCTTTGCTATGTATTTACAAACAAGTCTTGCATTGTTTTTAGCATTAATATCAATGTTAATAGGCGAGATTCTAAGAAGCTATGGCTCACATTTCTTGCCAAACAATAGTGCATTATTTCTAGGCACTATAATAATAGGCTTTGGAATTGCAATAGGAAATGTGGTTTTGCCCATTTTTGTAAAATCAAAATTCAAAAAAAATCTATCAAAAATAATGAGTCTATATAGTCTCATTATAAACTCATCTGGTTTTTTAGGAATCTTAGTTGCCCTTCCACTAGTATTAATGTTACCAATCCCACATGCTCTTGCTACATGGACTATACTAGCCTTTATAGCATTGATTGCTTTCTTGCCATACACAAAGAATAAAAGATTATTCAAAAAGCGTAAAAGAATACAAAAGTCACAAAATTTATTTTTCTCAAAGACTGCATGGAGTGTTACTATTTTTATGGGATTCCAATGCTCTATTGCATATTGCTTGCTTGCGTGGTTTCCTACATTTATAGTAGAGAAAGGATATAGTTTGCAATATGCTTCAAACATTACTTTATTTATGCAACTAATCTCACTTCCAGCCTCTTTTATATGCCCCATACTTTTAACTAGATTCAAAGGCAAAAAAGAAGCATTATATATAGCTTGTTTATGTATATTATATTTTCTAGGATTCATATCTCTTTATTATGCAAAAGAACCTTTAGAGATATTCATATCTACATCGATAATAGCCATTCCATTTGGTGGAGTATTTGGGATTGTATTATTGTTTATCTCACAAAAAGCAATCCAAGTATCAACCGCCTCAAAGCTATCGGCTATGGCGCAAGGTATAGGATATATAATAGGTGCTATTGGACCATATCTAATAGGCAAGATTCATGATATAACTTTTAGATATGATTATGGGATATTGCTACTAGCATTATATGCTTTATTTTTACTAATTGTAGCCAGTCTTTCATATAGGGCAAAGCCTATTTAG
- the gltX gene encoding glutamate--tRNA ligase yields the protein MSTIVTRFPPSPTGFLHIGGLRTALFSYLYARANNGKFLLRIEDTDQARNSKEATDAIIEAFKWVGMDYDGEVVYQSQRYDLYSQYVQKLLESGKAYYCYMSKEELDQLRESQRQRGETPKYDNRYRDYKGTPPKDIKPVVRIKAPLEGEISFYDGIKGDMNINAKELDDFIIARSDGSPTYNFCAAIDDALMGVTDIIRGDDHLSNTPKQIIVYEALGFKVPKFYHVPMILNPQGHKLSKRDGATNVMDYKDMGYLPHALLNFLIRLGWSHGDQEIFSIDEMLRLFNPKDINTAPSAYNQEKLLWLNSQYINKLSNNEINELLPNYGATIPSKEIQDILYSEAKERSNTLVEFANIINECLNDEINFDSKMKEKIKNDENIHILKEFLTYTNTMTKPKTIQDSENEINAFADFQGIKAKSLFMPLRYALLGKSGGVGVAVLLSILEKDQIQLRLQNAINSLC from the coding sequence ATGAGCACAATAGTAACTAGATTCCCGCCTTCACCTACTGGATTTTTACACATAGGAGGCTTAAGAACAGCACTTTTTAGCTATCTATATGCTAGAGCAAATAATGGCAAATTCCTATTAAGAATCGAAGATACAGACCAAGCAAGAAACTCAAAAGAAGCAACAGATGCAATTATAGAAGCATTTAAGTGGGTTGGAATGGACTATGATGGCGAGGTTGTATATCAAAGTCAAAGATATGATCTATATTCACAATATGTTCAAAAGTTACTAGAAAGTGGCAAAGCATATTATTGCTATATGAGCAAAGAAGAATTAGACCAATTACGAGAATCTCAAAGGCAAAGAGGCGAAACTCCAAAATACGATAATAGATACAGAGATTACAAAGGTACTCCACCTAAAGATATAAAGCCCGTAGTAAGGATAAAAGCACCACTAGAGGGAGAAATATCATTTTATGATGGAATAAAAGGAGATATGAATATAAATGCAAAAGAACTAGATGACTTCATCATTGCAAGAAGCGATGGAAGCCCAACTTATAACTTTTGTGCAGCCATAGATGATGCACTAATGGGGGTAACAGACATAATAAGAGGCGATGACCACCTAAGCAACACTCCAAAACAAATCATAGTATATGAAGCACTAGGATTTAAAGTGCCTAAATTCTACCATGTGCCTATGATACTAAACCCACAAGGGCACAAACTAAGCAAAAGAGATGGCGCTACTAATGTTATGGATTATAAAGATATGGGATACCTTCCACACGCACTCTTAAACTTCCTAATAAGGCTTGGCTGGAGTCATGGAGACCAAGAAATATTTAGCATTGATGAAATGCTAAGACTATTTAATCCAAAAGACATAAACACTGCTCCATCAGCATACAACCAAGAAAAGCTTTTATGGCTAAATAGTCAATACATAAACAAACTAAGCAATAATGAGATAAATGAACTCTTGCCAAATTATGGAGCAACAATTCCAAGCAAAGAAATACAAGACATACTTTACTCTGAAGCAAAAGAGAGGTCAAATACTCTAGTAGAGTTTGCTAACATAATAAATGAATGTCTAAATGATGAGATAAACTTTGATTCTAAAATGAAAGAAAAAATTAAAAATGATGAAAATATTCATATACTAAAAGAATTTCTAACATACACAAACACAATGACAAAGCCAAAAACCATACAAGATTCAGAAAACGAAATAAATGCTTTTGCAGATTTTCAAGGCATTAAAGCAAAAAGTCTATTTATGCCATTAAGATATGCTTTACTTGGCAAGAGCGGTGGTGTTGGCGTTGCAGTGTTATTAAGCATATTAGAAAAAGATCAAATACAACTAAGATTACAAAACGCAATTAATAGCCTATGCTAA
- the bcp gene encoding thioredoxin-dependent thiol peroxidase produces MELKIGDIAPNFRLQNQDGIEVSLKDYVGSFVVLYFYPKDKTKGCTQEACDFRDNMKIISSLGATIIGVSPDSIKSHKSFIEKDSLNFTLLSDSNKEVLESYNAWGLKKLYGKEYYGVLRSTYIISPSGKIEYIWKNVKVNGHAQEVMDKLKELSK; encoded by the coding sequence ATGGAATTAAAAATAGGTGATATAGCACCAAATTTTAGGCTTCAAAATCAAGATGGAATAGAAGTGTCATTAAAAGATTATGTTGGAAGTTTTGTTGTGCTTTATTTTTATCCTAAAGATAAAACTAAAGGTTGCACACAAGAGGCGTGTGATTTTAGGGATAATATGAAGATAATCTCTTCTCTTGGGGCAACTATAATTGGAGTTAGCCCAGATAGTATAAAAAGTCATAAAAGCTTTATAGAAAAAGATTCATTAAACTTCACACTTTTGAGCGATTCAAATAAAGAAGTCTTAGAATCATATAATGCTTGGGGATTAAAAAAGCTATATGGCAAAGAGTATTATGGAGTGCTAAGAAGCACATATATTATAAGCCCTAGCGGCAAGATAGAGTATATTTGGAAAAATGTAAAGGTAAATGGTCATGCACAAGAAGTAATGGATAAATTAAAAGAGCTATCTAAATAG
- a CDS encoding DUF2443 domain-containing protein yields MFERIDSILREIEEAQAEIKLLLNMAKISFVDFIMIKRGSQDMPEGLGEWNFQQIDNEVRRLKEAIDTLNKIKKEVLTW; encoded by the coding sequence ATGTTTGAAAGAATTGATTCAATATTAAGAGAAATAGAAGAAGCACAAGCTGAAATAAAACTACTGCTAAATATGGCAAAAATTTCATTCGTTGATTTTATAATGATAAAAAGAGGCTCACAAGATATGCCAGAAGGCTTAGGGGAATGGAATTTTCAACAAATAGACAATGAAGTAAGAAGATTAAAAGAAGCTATTGATACTTTAAACAAAATAAAAAAAGAAGTCCTAACTTGGTAA
- a CDS encoding CoA-binding protein has product MIKEILQASKNIAILGLSNDINKPSYMVGEYLLNNGYNIIPIHPKYDEILGIKTYKSLQEIDVRIDILNVFRKSEAIFGIAQEVLALKNKPKCMWVQLGIESKESKELLENSDIFYVENLCIKLEHKRLFR; this is encoded by the coding sequence ATGATAAAAGAGATTCTGCAAGCAAGTAAAAATATAGCAATTTTAGGGCTTAGCAATGATATAAATAAACCAAGCTACATGGTTGGGGAGTATTTGTTAAATAATGGCTATAACATAATACCAATACACCCAAAATATGATGAGATATTAGGGATTAAAACATATAAAAGCCTACAAGAAATTGATGTAAGGATTGATATTTTAAATGTTTTTAGAAAAAGTGAGGCTATTTTTGGAATTGCACAAGAGGTATTAGCTTTAAAAAATAAGCCAAAGTGCATGTGGGTGCAACTAGGCATAGAATCTAAAGAATCAAAAGAGTTATTAGAAAATAGTGATATATTTTATGTTGAAAATTTATGTATAAAACTAGAACACAAAAGGCTTTTTAGATGA
- the ilvA gene encoding threonine ammonia-lyase, with amino-acid sequence MIALSKIMDASRRLNGVVQNTKLAFAPRLSAKREANVYVKQENLQNTGSFKLRGAFNKIATLSDDEKNRGVIAASAGNHAQGVAYSAKHFGIKAVIVMPESTPLLKVMGVKELGAEAILKGNNYDESYAYALEYAKENNLCFIHPFADDEVIAGQGTIALEMIEAENNLNTIVVPIGGGGLISGIGAVYKQMIPNTKIVGVVAQGAAAMYHSFLKKEIERIDSVRTIADGIAVKNVNEKNFGYILECVDEIVMVDDYEIAEAILFLLEKQKLVVEGAGASVVAALLHNKFQISKNENIGLVLSGGNIDVTMLGVIIEKGLVRAHRKMRFSVTLIDKPGSLQELSNLLSSLGANIVKIDFDRISTSYGDASVSIMLDTKGKEHQELIRNKLRINGYEFSESF; translated from the coding sequence ATGATTGCTCTATCAAAGATAATGGACGCTTCAAGGAGGCTAAATGGAGTGGTGCAAAACACAAAGTTAGCTTTTGCACCAAGACTTAGTGCTAAAAGAGAGGCAAATGTATATGTAAAACAAGAAAATCTCCAAAATACAGGCTCTTTTAAGCTTAGGGGAGCATTTAACAAAATAGCAACTCTAAGTGATGATGAAAAAAATCGAGGAGTAATTGCAGCAAGTGCTGGGAATCATGCGCAAGGTGTTGCATATAGTGCAAAGCATTTTGGTATTAAAGCAGTAATTGTGATGCCAGAATCTACCCCACTTTTAAAGGTAATGGGCGTAAAAGAGCTTGGTGCAGAAGCGATACTTAAGGGGAATAATTATGATGAATCTTATGCGTATGCACTAGAATATGCCAAAGAAAATAATTTATGTTTTATCCACCCATTTGCCGATGATGAGGTAATAGCCGGTCAAGGAACGATAGCCTTAGAGATGATAGAAGCGGAAAATAACCTAAATACAATAGTAGTGCCAATAGGTGGTGGTGGACTTATAAGCGGTATTGGTGCTGTGTATAAGCAAATGATTCCTAATACAAAAATAGTAGGCGTCGTAGCTCAAGGTGCTGCTGCTATGTATCATTCGTTTTTAAAAAAAGAAATAGAACGCATAGATTCAGTGCGGACGATAGCTGATGGAATCGCTGTTAAGAATGTTAATGAAAAGAATTTTGGATACATTTTAGAATGTGTTGATGAAATTGTAATGGTAGATGATTATGAAATAGCAGAGGCGATATTATTTTTGCTAGAAAAACAAAAGCTAGTAGTCGAGGGTGCCGGGGCTAGTGTCGTAGCTGCACTTTTGCACAATAAGTTTCAAATATCTAAAAACGAAAATATAGGACTTGTGCTAAGTGGTGGAAACATAGATGTAACAATGCTTGGTGTGATTATAGAAAAGGGCTTAGTTAGAGCTCATAGAAAGATGAGGTTTAGTGTAACTTTAATTGATAAGCCCGGAAGTTTGCAAGAACTTAGCAATTTGCTATCAAGTTTGGGGGCGAATATTGTAAAGATTGACTTTGATAGAATCTCTACTTCTTATGGCGATGCAAGCGTCAGCATTATGCTAGATACAAAAGGCAAAGAACACCAAGAATTAATAAGAAATAAACTAAGAATAAATGGCTATGAGTTTAGTGAGAGTTTCTAG
- a CDS encoding pilus assembly FimT family protein, with the protein MWNRAFSLFEILLFIVIVGILASIGYVLYPHSKLHLAKNQIVKHIQYTKYLALQNSKEITQYKFCKSDFCSEEMKKYKQSFYRIQFNKLKDIGWSYSIFSDSARDSKTKNFDDRPMDSFEIARSPIDSKYLSVYNYNNSKFANALRDGSLAISSRYGIVDIKISGGCGESNRILFDDFGFLVCKIVNVGISRPKENVILEIFDKFSSEKICITKSGNICDIIE; encoded by the coding sequence ATGTGGAATAGGGCATTTAGCTTATTTGAGATTCTGCTTTTTATTGTTATTGTTGGAATCTTAGCATCTATTGGTTATGTTTTATATCCTCATTCAAAACTGCACCTAGCAAAAAATCAGATAGTAAAACATATACAATACACAAAATATTTGGCATTGCAAAATAGCAAGGAAATTACACAATATAAGTTTTGCAAAAGTGATTTTTGTAGTGAAGAAATGAAAAAATATAAACAAAGTTTTTATAGGATTCAATTTAATAAATTAAAAGATATTGGCTGGAGTTATTCTATCTTTAGTGATAGTGCCAGAGATTCTAAGACAAAGAATTTTGATGATAGACCTATGGATTCTTTTGAAATAGCTAGAAGTCCGATAGATTCAAAATATTTAAGTGTTTATAATTATAATAATTCAAAGTTTGCTAATGCTCTAAGAGATGGAAGTTTGGCTATTTCTAGTAGATATGGGATTGTTGATATAAAAATAAGCGGTGGCTGTGGGGAGAGCAATAGAATCTTGTTTGATGATTTTGGGTTTTTAGTGTGCAAGATTGTTAATGTTGGTATTTCTCGTCCAAAAGAAAATGTAATTTTAGAGATTTTTGATAAATTTAGTAGCGAAAAGATATGTATCACAAAAAGTGGAAATATTTGTGATATAATTGAATAA
- the rsmA gene encoding 16S rRNA (adenine(1518)-N(6)/adenine(1519)-N(6))-dimethyltransferase RsmA produces the protein MQDEIILTQIIQSIPKDVRQYKILEIGAGLGDLTNKLLSLGSITAYEVDMELVPHLQRRFSDALKSKQLQLKLGDILEYWKGETLENEKYFLVSNLPYYIATLLIVKVLKDPFCKGCVVMTQKEVAEKFCADVFGSSFGALSILTQSVGVASYLFSVPKEAFSPPPKVTSAVFLIQKTKNYESLDKLEAMLKIAFTSPRKTLLNNLSKTYKNAKDILQKLNIPINSRPHEVDTDTYHRLLKFL, from the coding sequence TTGCAAGATGAAATTATTTTAACACAGATTATCCAATCCATTCCCAAAGATGTGAGACAATATAAAATATTAGAAATTGGGGCTGGCTTAGGTGATTTAACAAATAAGCTATTAAGCTTAGGAAGTATCACTGCGTATGAGGTCGATATGGAGCTTGTGCCGCATTTGCAGAGGCGTTTTAGTGATGCTCTAAAATCAAAGCAATTGCAGCTAAAGCTAGGAGATATACTTGAGTATTGGAAAGGGGAGACTTTAGAAAACGAGAAATATTTTTTGGTTTCGAATCTTCCTTATTATATTGCTACTTTACTTATTGTAAAGGTGTTAAAAGATCCTTTTTGTAAGGGCTGTGTTGTTATGACACAAAAGGAAGTTGCAGAGAAATTTTGTGCTGATGTATTTGGCTCTAGTTTTGGAGCATTGAGTATTTTGACGCAAAGTGTAGGAGTGGCCAGTTATTTATTCTCTGTTCCAAAAGAGGCATTTAGCCCTCCACCTAAAGTAACTTCAGCAGTATTTTTAATACAAAAGACAAAAAATTATGAATCTTTAGACAAGCTAGAAGCAATGCTAAAAATTGCTTTTACTAGCCCAAGAAAGACATTGTTAAACAACCTTAGCAAAACTTATAAAAATGCTAAGGATATTTTGCAGAAACTAAATATACCGATAAATTCAAGACCTCATGAAGTGGATACAGATACTTATCACCGACTTTTGAAATTTTTATAA
- a CDS encoding ribonuclease J — protein MEENKQNETKPNEQRPKRRFRPHNKGENRENKERTQDKNQESKPRYNQKFKNTDKAKHGNRQAPKENNTELKRVVDINAKIHHNTLTPHSQVHVNPNGKVRITPIGGLGEIGGNMTVIETQNSAIIIDAGMSFPDSSMHGVDILVPDFSYLEVIKDKIAGIIITHAHEDHIGAMPYLFKKYQFPIYGTPLPLGLIGSKFDEHGLKKYRSLFRAVEKRKPIRIGEFEIEWIHITHSIVDSSALAIKTEAGLIFHTGDFKIDHTPIDGYPTDLNRIAHYGEQGVLLLLSDSTNSHKSGYTPSEASVGPAFDLLFSRAKGRVIMSTFSSNIHRVYQAIEHGIKYGRKVSVIGRSMEKNLEIARTLGYIDLPQNIFIEAHEVAKYPDEEVLIVTTGSQGETMSALYRMATDEHRHIKIKESDVVILSAKAIPGNEGAVSNVINFITKSGAKVYYQDFSEIHTSGHAAQEEQKLMLRLVKPKFFLPVHGEYNHILKHKETAISCGVNEKNIYLMEDGDQVEIAHNYMRKVKSVKTGKTYIDNQVNSTISNDVVLDRQNLAENGILCVVVQIDKNKQSLKEKPKIHSMGIVSNKETMGFNKEIEEFFELFLKNCKKELYNSQKAMENEIKNALRKVMFKRTKKYPSIIVSVIF, from the coding sequence ATGGAAGAAAATAAACAAAATGAAACAAAACCAAACGAACAAAGACCAAAGAGGAGATTTCGCCCACATAATAAGGGAGAAAACAGAGAAAACAAAGAGAGAACACAAGATAAAAATCAAGAATCTAAGCCTAGATATAATCAAAAATTTAAAAATACAGACAAAGCAAAGCATGGCAACAGACAAGCTCCAAAGGAAAATAACACAGAGCTAAAGAGGGTTGTTGATATAAATGCTAAGATTCATCACAATACGCTAACTCCGCATTCTCAAGTGCATGTAAATCCAAATGGCAAGGTTAGAATAACTCCTATTGGTGGGCTAGGTGAGATTGGCGGGAATATGACTGTGATTGAAACGCAAAACTCTGCAATCATCATTGATGCGGGTATGAGCTTTCCAGATTCTAGTATGCATGGGGTTGATATTTTAGTGCCTGATTTTAGTTATTTAGAAGTGATTAAAGACAAAATTGCAGGGATTATAATCACTCACGCACATGAAGATCATATCGGTGCTATGCCATATCTCTTTAAAAAATATCAGTTTCCTATCTATGGCACACCACTACCACTAGGGCTTATTGGTTCTAAGTTTGATGAGCATGGGCTTAAAAAATATCGCTCACTCTTTAGAGCAGTGGAGAAAAGGAAGCCTATTAGAATCGGAGAGTTTGAAATTGAATGGATTCATATTACGCATTCTATTGTAGATTCTAGTGCTTTAGCTATCAAAACAGAAGCAGGATTAATCTTCCATACTGGAGACTTTAAAATAGATCATACACCAATTGATGGCTATCCAACAGATCTAAATAGAATTGCACATTATGGTGAGCAAGGAGTTTTATTGTTATTAAGTGATTCTACAAACTCACATAAAAGTGGCTATACACCAAGTGAAGCAAGTGTTGGACCTGCATTTGATTTACTATTCTCTCGTGCTAAGGGAAGAGTGATTATGAGCACATTTAGCTCAAATATCCATAGAGTATATCAAGCAATAGAACATGGAATCAAATATGGCAGAAAGGTATCCGTTATTGGGCGTTCTATGGAGAAAAACTTAGAAATTGCTAGAACTTTAGGCTATATTGACTTGCCACAAAATATATTTATCGAAGCACATGAAGTAGCAAAATACCCAGATGAAGAAGTGCTAATAGTTACTACCGGCAGTCAAGGTGAAACCATGAGTGCATTATATAGAATGGCAACAGATGAGCACAGACACATAAAAATCAAAGAAAGCGATGTGGTAATCCTCTCTGCAAAGGCGATTCCAGGAAATGAAGGTGCTGTATCAAATGTTATAAATTTCATTACAAAATCTGGTGCTAAGGTGTATTACCAAGATTTTAGCGAGATTCATACAAGTGGACATGCAGCGCAAGAGGAACAAAAGCTAATGTTGCGTCTTGTAAAGCCTAAGTTTTTCTTGCCAGTGCATGGGGAGTATAACCACATTTTAAAGCATAAAGAAACCGCTATTTCTTGTGGTGTAAATGAGAAAAATATCTATCTTATGGAAGATGGCGATCAAGTAGAGATTGCTCACAATTATATGCGTAAGGTAAAGAGTGTAAAAACAGGCAAAACATATATTGACAACCAAGTAAATTCAACAATATCTAATGATGTAGTTTTAGATAGACAAAACTTGGCTGAAAATGGAATCTTATGCGTTGTAGTTCAAATTGATAAAAATAAGCAATCATTAAAAGAAAAGCCAAAAATACACTCTATGGGCATAGTGTCTAATAAGGAAACTATGGGATTCAACAAAGAAATAGAGGAGTTTTTTGAGCTATTTTTGAAAAATTGCAAAAAAGAGCTATATAATAGCCAAAAAGCAATGGAAAACGAGATAAAAAACGCACTAAGAAAAGTGATGTTTAAAAGAACTAAAAAATATCCTTCAATTATTGTTAGTGTGATTTTTTGA
- the msrA gene encoding peptide-methionine (S)-S-oxide reductase MsrA, with translation MKSVIYLAGGCFWGIQGYFDLLKGSIKSSVGYANSKVKNPSYELVCSGSSGAVEALELYYDDSILSLDEILRRFFSIIDPFALNYQGNDIGEQYRSGIYTQDSATLEFVLEFVAKYQISLKQKIVTEVMLLENFYPAESYHQKYLQKNPNGYCHIDISGALREI, from the coding sequence ATGAAGAGCGTTATATATCTAGCTGGAGGTTGTTTTTGGGGGATTCAAGGTTATTTTGATTTGCTTAAAGGTAGTATTAAATCTAGCGTTGGGTATGCAAACTCTAAAGTCAAAAACCCAAGTTATGAGCTAGTATGCAGTGGAAGTAGTGGTGCCGTTGAAGCATTGGAGCTTTATTATGATGATAGCATTTTATCTTTAGATGAAATATTGCGTAGATTTTTTAGCATTATTGATCCTTTTGCACTAAATTATCAAGGAAATGACATAGGAGAGCAATATAGAAGCGGAATCTACACACAAGATTCTGCTACACTAGAATTTGTATTGGAGTTTGTAGCAAAATATCAAATATCACTTAAGCAAAAAATAGTAACTGAAGTTATGCTATTAGAAAACTTCTATCCTGCAGAATCTTATCATCAAAAATATCTACAAAAAAATCCAAATGGATACTGCCATATCGATATAAGTGGTGCATTAAGAGAGATTTAG